A single region of the Streptomyces sp. ITFR-16 genome encodes:
- a CDS encoding extracellular solute-binding protein, with amino-acid sequence MRSAGLRRTRRISRASAAALVTALALTSLASCGTSSSKDDDSSSASKGSSDPSAPLDPKTKVTISIDCMPPAAKAAELREWNEDIKTFNKTYPNVKINGKSTPGQCNEPPRFTAMLKGKSQPDVFYAYFTDLQQVLDNDGAEDISAYVTEKTVPALKDIQPQVVDVARKDGKLYGLPTSNYTMGLMINRKLFTEAGLDPNTPPSTWEEVRTAAKKIAGLGKGIAGFGEYSAGNNGGWHFAATQYGLGGDVVDASGKKAAFNNATGKQVLQQLHDMRWEDDSMGKTQLLKWGDLQKQIASDKLGMFLAAPDDIAYMVQQLGAKYETFGLGPIPGAKGTLFGGNNYLIKKGSSPDQIKAAIAWLNFKNLSPGKGQFDWARTKADKLPVGLPQPNFFLGESKTKDDAARAENATMPVENFKAFMDNPVPGKSEPPKAQEIYKILDNAMSGVLTNKNADVDKLLSTAEQQVNQVLANQ; translated from the coding sequence ATGAGAAGTGCTGGGTTGCGCCGCACACGCCGTATCAGCCGTGCCTCCGCGGCTGCCCTTGTCACCGCACTTGCCCTGACCTCGCTCGCGTCCTGCGGCACGAGCAGCAGCAAGGACGACGACTCGAGCAGTGCGTCCAAGGGGTCGTCCGACCCTTCGGCTCCGCTGGACCCGAAGACGAAGGTGACGATCTCGATCGACTGCATGCCGCCGGCGGCCAAGGCCGCGGAGCTGCGTGAGTGGAACGAGGACATCAAGACGTTCAACAAGACGTACCCGAACGTCAAGATCAATGGAAAGTCCACCCCCGGCCAGTGCAACGAGCCGCCCCGCTTCACCGCGATGCTCAAGGGGAAGTCGCAGCCCGACGTCTTCTACGCGTACTTCACCGACCTCCAGCAGGTCCTGGACAACGACGGTGCCGAGGACATCTCCGCGTACGTCACGGAGAAGACCGTGCCGGCGCTCAAGGACATCCAGCCCCAGGTCGTGGACGTGGCCCGCAAGGACGGCAAGCTCTACGGGCTGCCGACCAGCAACTACACCATGGGCCTGATGATCAACCGGAAGCTCTTCACGGAGGCCGGCCTCGACCCGAACACCCCGCCGTCCACCTGGGAGGAGGTCCGCACCGCCGCCAAGAAGATCGCGGGCCTGGGCAAGGGCATAGCCGGTTTCGGCGAGTACAGCGCCGGCAACAACGGCGGCTGGCACTTCGCCGCCACCCAGTACGGCCTCGGCGGCGACGTCGTCGACGCCTCCGGCAAGAAGGCGGCCTTCAACAACGCCACCGGCAAGCAGGTCCTCCAGCAGCTGCACGACATGCGCTGGGAGGACGACAGCATGGGCAAGACCCAGCTGCTCAAGTGGGGCGACCTCCAGAAGCAGATCGCCAGCGACAAGCTCGGCATGTTCCTCGCCGCCCCCGACGACATCGCCTACATGGTGCAGCAGCTCGGCGCCAAGTACGAGACCTTCGGCCTGGGCCCGATCCCCGGCGCCAAGGGCACGCTCTTCGGCGGCAACAACTACCTGATCAAGAAGGGCAGCTCGCCCGACCAGATCAAGGCCGCCATCGCCTGGCTGAACTTCAAGAACCTCAGCCCCGGCAAGGGACAGTTCGACTGGGCCCGCACCAAGGCCGACAAGCTGCCCGTCGGGCTGCCGCAGCCGAACTTCTTCCTCGGTGAGAGCAAGACCAAGGACGATGCCGCGCGCGCCGAGAACGCGACGATGCCCGTCGAGAACTTCAAGGCGTTCATGGACAACCCGGTCCCCGGCAAGTCCGAGCCGCCGAAGGCGCAGGAGATCTACAAGATCCTCGACAACGCCATGTCCGGTGTGCTGACCAACAAGAACGCCGACGTCGACAAGCTGCTCTCCACCGCCGAGCAGCAGGTCAACCAGGTTCTGGCGAACCAGTAA
- a CDS encoding 4'-phosphopantetheinyl transferase superfamily protein, with product MYQPDVFALAEDGYRGPAPDWRPGSPALWLVDVERTAAHAARTAPAILDAEERARAARLVSAADRDCYTAAHVALRVLLGARQGVSPAAVRLTRERCPSCGGPHGRPATGGGTHFSLSHTRGLALLAFADVPVGVDVERLPEARIVSEIAGQLHPAESAELAALPEEERPAAFARVWTRKEAYLKGEGTGLVGGLDREYVGTGPEPLPGPGGWAVTDVAVPAGYAAAVAVSTAGRPAAHGGDRRK from the coding sequence GTGTACCAGCCCGACGTGTTCGCACTCGCCGAGGACGGCTACCGGGGCCCCGCCCCCGACTGGCGCCCCGGCTCCCCCGCACTGTGGCTGGTGGACGTGGAACGGACGGCCGCGCATGCCGCACGGACCGCGCCCGCGATCCTCGACGCCGAGGAGCGCGCCCGGGCGGCCCGGCTGGTCTCCGCCGCCGACCGCGACTGCTACACCGCCGCGCATGTGGCCCTGCGGGTGCTGCTCGGTGCCCGGCAGGGGGTCTCCCCCGCGGCCGTCCGGCTGACGCGGGAGCGCTGCCCGTCCTGCGGCGGCCCGCACGGCCGTCCCGCCACCGGCGGCGGGACGCACTTCTCGCTCTCGCACACCCGGGGCCTCGCCCTGCTGGCCTTCGCGGACGTGCCGGTCGGGGTGGATGTGGAGCGGCTTCCGGAGGCCCGCATCGTGTCGGAGATCGCGGGGCAGCTGCATCCGGCCGAATCCGCCGAGCTGGCCGCGCTGCCCGAGGAGGAGCGGCCCGCCGCCTTCGCCCGGGTGTGGACCCGCAAGGAGGCGTACCTCAAGGGCGAGGGAACGGGGCTGGTGGGCGGCCTGGACCGCGAGTACGTGGGCACCGGTCCCGAGCCGCTGCCGGGCCCCGGCGGCTGGGCCGTCACGGATGTCGCCGTACCGGCCGGATACGCGGCGGCGGTGGCCGTCAGCACGGCGGGGCGGCCTGCCGCGCACGGCGGGGACCGGCGAAAATGA
- the pgm gene encoding phosphoglucomutase (alpha-D-glucose-1,6-bisphosphate-dependent) encodes MPQTRAGQQARPEDLTDVARLVTAYYALHPDPAEPGQRVAFGTSGHRGSSTATAFNEDHIAATSQAISEYRARQGTDGPLFLGADTHALSEPARVTALEVFAANDVDVLIDSADGYTPTPAVSHAILTHNRGRTSRLADGVVVTPSHNPPGDGGFKYNPPNGGPAGSDATGWIQDRANEIITGGLKDVRRIGYVRALAARTTGRYDFLGSYVADLPSVLDLDAVRAAGVRIGADPLGGASVAYWGRIADEHQLDLTVVNPLTDPTWRFMTLDWDGKIRMDCSSPYAMASLIGRRDSFDIATGNDADADRHGIVTPDAGLMNPNHYLAVAINYLYAHRDRWPSAAGIGKTLVSSGMIDRVAAGLRRPLVEVPVGFKWFVDGLSDGSLGFGGEESAGASFLRRDGSVWTTDKDGILLALLASEILAVTGRSPSEHYASLTRRFGEPAYARIDAPADREQKAVLARLSPGQVGADTLAGEPVTAVLTSAPGNGAPIGGIKVTTENAWFAARPSGTEDVYKIYAESFRGPEHLGQVQEEAKAVVSAALEA; translated from the coding sequence ATGCCGCAGACACGAGCCGGACAGCAGGCGCGTCCCGAGGACCTGACCGATGTGGCACGGCTGGTGACGGCGTACTACGCGCTGCACCCCGACCCGGCCGAGCCCGGCCAGCGGGTGGCGTTCGGCACCTCCGGGCACCGCGGTTCGTCGACGGCCACCGCGTTCAACGAGGACCACATCGCGGCGACGAGCCAGGCCATCAGCGAGTACCGCGCCCGGCAGGGCACGGACGGGCCGCTCTTCCTCGGGGCGGACACCCACGCCCTGTCGGAGCCCGCCCGGGTCACCGCGCTTGAGGTCTTCGCGGCGAACGACGTGGACGTGCTCATCGACTCCGCCGACGGCTACACCCCGACCCCCGCGGTGTCGCACGCCATCCTCACGCACAACCGTGGCCGCACCTCGCGGCTCGCGGACGGGGTGGTGGTGACCCCGTCCCACAACCCGCCGGGCGACGGCGGGTTCAAGTACAACCCGCCCAACGGCGGCCCCGCCGGGTCCGACGCGACCGGCTGGATCCAGGACCGGGCGAACGAGATCATCACCGGCGGCCTCAAGGACGTGCGCCGCATTGGGTACGTACGCGCGCTGGCGGCCCGGACGACCGGCCGGTACGACTTCCTCGGCAGCTATGTCGCGGACCTCCCCTCGGTCCTCGACCTGGACGCCGTCCGCGCGGCGGGGGTGCGGATCGGCGCCGACCCGCTGGGCGGGGCGTCCGTCGCCTACTGGGGCCGCATCGCCGACGAGCACCAACTCGATCTGACCGTGGTCAACCCGCTCACCGACCCCACCTGGCGGTTCATGACGCTGGACTGGGACGGGAAGATCCGGATGGACTGCTCGTCGCCGTACGCGATGGCCTCGCTGATCGGCCGGCGCGACAGCTTCGACATCGCCACCGGCAACGACGCCGACGCGGACCGGCACGGCATCGTCACCCCCGACGCCGGGCTGATGAACCCCAACCACTATCTCGCCGTGGCCATCAACTACCTGTACGCGCACCGCGACCGGTGGCCGTCCGCCGCGGGCATCGGCAAGACCCTGGTGTCGTCCGGCATGATCGACCGGGTGGCCGCCGGCCTGCGCCGGCCGCTCGTCGAGGTACCGGTCGGCTTCAAGTGGTTCGTGGACGGCCTGTCCGACGGGTCGCTCGGCTTCGGCGGCGAGGAGTCGGCCGGGGCGTCCTTCCTGCGCCGGGACGGCTCGGTCTGGACGACGGACAAGGACGGCATCCTGCTGGCGCTGCTCGCCTCCGAGATCCTCGCGGTGACGGGCCGGTCGCCGTCGGAGCACTACGCCTCGCTGACCCGCCGGTTCGGCGAGCCCGCGTACGCGCGGATCGACGCACCGGCGGACCGCGAGCAGAAGGCGGTGCTCGCCCGCCTCTCTCCCGGGCAGGTCGGCGCCGACACCCTCGCGGGCGAACCGGTCACCGCCGTGCTCACCTCGGCACCGGGCAACGGGGCACCGATCGGCGGGATCAAGGTGACGACCGAGAACGCCTGGTTCGCGGCGCGCCCCTCGGGCACCGAGGACGTCTACAAGATCTACGCGGAGTCCTTCCGGGGGCCCGAGCACCTCGGCCAGGTCCAGGAGGAGGCCAAGGCGGTCGTCTCGGCGGCCCTGGAGGCCTGA
- a CDS encoding discoidin domain-containing protein, whose protein sequence is MRTRRWRRRVLSAAVSTSLMMVAWPALNASAAGGPNIAAGQRAAASSGKSAGNIADGQQSTYWEGSAKSLPQWVQSDLGKVTRIDQVTLKLPADWKSRRQTLSLQGSIDGTSFATLKTSAAYTFAPGSSNKVTISFPATQARFVRADITANTGAKNGQLAELEVRAAAESSVNLAAGRPLTASSYTQTYIASNANDGNAASYWESRNGELPQWIQADLGSSVRVDRVVLRLPDGWETRSQTLKIQGSTNGSDFTDLTQSKAYTFSPTAGESASITFDATTTRYVRVLVSANTVQPGAQVSELEIYGPASGDTQAPTAPTQLAYTEPATGQIRLTWKASTDDTAVTGYDIYADNTLLTSVAGNVTTFTDTRPAGATVSYYVRARDAAGNVSGNSNTVTRSGDTGDTQAPTAPANLSFTEPASGQIKLVWQASSDNKGVTGYDIYANNVLRKSVAGDVTTYTDTQPAGTTVSYTVRARDAAGNVSGDSNTVTRNGSTGAASNLAVGKPITASSVVHTFVAENANDNQLSTYWEGAGGSYPNTLTVKLGANADTESVVVKLNPDSSWGARTQNIQVLGREQSASSFTSLVAAKDYAFSPASGNSVTIPAGGRVADVQLKFNSNTGSGAGQVAEFQVLGAPAPNPNLQVTSLTAAPAAPVESDPVTLTATVRNSGSVAAAASRLEFRLGGSKVATASVGALAGGASTQVSAEIGPRDAGTYALSAVADPANEVIEQNETDNTYTSASGLVVKPVASSDLVATGVSTSPSAPANGDNVTFSVALKNQGTVASASGGHAITLTLLDAKGATVKTLTGSYNGAIAAGATSAPVGLGSWTAANGSYTVRTVVADDANELPVKRENNTATSSLFVGRGANMPYDMYEAEDGVTGGGAQVVGPNRTVGDVAGEASGRKAVTLNNTGNYVEFTTRASTNTLVTRYSIPDSAGGGGIDSKLNIYVDGTFLKAIDLTSKYAWLYGAETGPGNSPGSGSPRHIYDEANVMLGRTVPAGSKIRLQKDAANTSTYAIDFVSLEQATQIANPDPAAYTVPAGFTHQDVQNALDKVRMDTTGKLTGVYLPAGDYETASKFQVYGKAVKVVGAGPWYTRFHAPSGQENTDIGFRAEDSAKGSTFAGFAYFGNYTSRIDGPGKVFDFSNVTDMVIDNVWNEHTVCLYWGANTDNITIKNSRIRDTFADGINMTNGSTDNHVVNNESRATGDDSFALFSAIDSGGADMKNNVYENLTSILTWRAAGVAVYGGYNNTFRNIHIADTLVYSGITVSSLDFGYPMNGFGTEPTTVENVSVVRSGGHFWGTQTFPGIWLFSASKVFQGIRINHVDIVDPTYSGIMFQTNYVGGQPQFPIKDTVLTDISITGARKSGDAFDAKSGFGLWANEMPEAGQGPAVGEVTFNGLRLSGNAQDVKNTTSTMKININP, encoded by the coding sequence ATGAGAACGCGACGCTGGAGACGGCGGGTCCTTTCCGCCGCCGTCTCCACCAGTCTGATGATGGTGGCCTGGCCGGCGCTCAACGCGTCCGCAGCCGGCGGCCCGAACATCGCCGCCGGTCAGCGGGCGGCGGCGAGCAGCGGCAAGTCGGCCGGGAACATCGCCGACGGGCAGCAGTCCACGTACTGGGAGGGATCCGCCAAGTCCCTGCCCCAGTGGGTCCAGAGCGACCTGGGCAAGGTCACCCGCATCGACCAGGTCACGCTGAAGCTGCCCGCCGACTGGAAGAGCCGCCGTCAGACGCTCTCCCTCCAGGGGAGCATCGACGGCACCAGCTTCGCCACGCTGAAGACCTCGGCCGCCTACACCTTCGCACCGGGCAGCTCCAACAAGGTCACCATCAGCTTCCCGGCCACCCAGGCCCGTTTCGTACGGGCCGACATCACCGCGAACACCGGGGCGAAGAACGGGCAGCTCGCCGAGCTGGAGGTCCGCGCGGCGGCGGAGTCCTCCGTGAACCTCGCCGCCGGCAGGCCCCTCACGGCCAGCAGCTACACCCAGACCTACATCGCGTCCAACGCCAACGACGGCAACGCGGCCAGCTACTGGGAGAGCCGCAACGGCGAACTGCCGCAGTGGATCCAGGCCGACCTGGGCTCATCGGTGCGCGTCGACCGTGTGGTGCTGCGCCTGCCGGACGGCTGGGAGACCCGCAGCCAGACGCTGAAGATCCAGGGCAGCACCAACGGCTCCGACTTCACGGACCTGACGCAGTCCAAGGCGTACACCTTCAGCCCCACGGCCGGTGAGTCGGCGTCGATCACCTTCGACGCCACGACCACCCGCTATGTGCGCGTCCTGGTCAGCGCCAACACCGTCCAGCCCGGCGCCCAGGTCTCCGAGCTGGAGATCTACGGCCCCGCGTCCGGCGACACCCAGGCGCCCACCGCGCCGACCCAGCTGGCGTACACCGAACCGGCCACCGGCCAGATCCGGCTGACCTGGAAGGCGTCGACGGACGACACCGCCGTCACCGGCTACGACATCTACGCCGACAACACCCTGCTGACCAGCGTGGCCGGCAACGTCACCACGTTCACCGACACCCGCCCGGCCGGTGCCACCGTGTCGTACTACGTGCGGGCCAGGGACGCGGCCGGCAACGTCTCGGGGAACAGCAACACCGTCACCCGCAGCGGGGACACCGGCGACACCCAGGCGCCCACAGCACCGGCGAACCTGAGCTTCACCGAGCCTGCCTCCGGTCAGATCAAGCTGGTCTGGCAGGCGTCCTCCGACAACAAGGGCGTCACCGGCTACGACATCTACGCCAACAACGTGCTGCGCAAGAGCGTGGCCGGCGATGTCACCACCTACACCGACACCCAGCCCGCCGGCACCACGGTCTCCTACACCGTGCGGGCCAGGGACGCGGCCGGCAACGTCTCGGGCGACAGCAACACCGTCACCCGCAACGGCAGCACGGGCGCGGCCTCCAACCTGGCGGTCGGCAAGCCCATCACCGCCTCCTCCGTGGTCCACACCTTCGTCGCGGAGAACGCCAACGACAACCAGCTCAGCACCTACTGGGAGGGCGCCGGGGGCAGCTACCCCAACACCCTCACGGTGAAGCTGGGCGCCAACGCCGACACGGAGAGCGTCGTCGTCAAGCTCAACCCGGACAGCAGCTGGGGGGCCAGGACCCAGAACATCCAGGTCCTCGGCCGCGAGCAGAGCGCCTCGTCCTTCACCAGCCTGGTCGCCGCCAAGGACTACGCGTTCAGCCCGGCGAGCGGCAACTCGGTGACCATCCCGGCCGGCGGCCGGGTCGCCGACGTGCAGCTGAAGTTCAACTCCAACACCGGCTCCGGCGCCGGCCAGGTCGCCGAGTTCCAGGTCCTGGGGGCTCCGGCACCCAACCCGAACCTCCAGGTCACCTCGCTGACTGCGGCCCCGGCCGCACCGGTCGAGTCGGACCCGGTCACCCTCACCGCGACGGTGCGCAACAGCGGCTCGGTCGCGGCTGCGGCGAGCAGACTCGAATTCCGGCTCGGCGGCTCCAAGGTCGCCACCGCGTCCGTGGGCGCGCTGGCGGGCGGCGCCTCCACCCAGGTCAGCGCCGAGATCGGTCCGCGCGACGCGGGCACGTACGCGCTGAGTGCCGTGGCCGACCCGGCCAACGAGGTCATCGAGCAGAACGAGACCGACAACACCTACACCAGCGCGAGCGGCCTCGTCGTGAAGCCCGTCGCCAGCTCGGACCTGGTCGCCACCGGGGTGAGCACCTCGCCGTCGGCCCCGGCCAACGGCGACAACGTCACCTTCTCCGTCGCCCTCAAGAACCAGGGCACGGTGGCCTCCGCCTCCGGCGGCCACGCCATCACGCTGACCCTGCTCGACGCCAAGGGTGCCACGGTGAAGACCCTCACCGGCAGTTACAACGGGGCGATAGCCGCGGGTGCCACGAGCGCCCCGGTCGGCCTCGGCAGCTGGACGGCGGCCAACGGCTCGTACACCGTGAGGACGGTCGTCGCGGACGACGCCAACGAACTCCCGGTCAAGCGCGAGAACAACACCGCCACCAGCTCTCTCTTCGTCGGGCGCGGCGCCAACATGCCGTACGACATGTACGAGGCGGAGGACGGTGTCACCGGCGGCGGTGCCCAGGTCGTCGGGCCGAACAGGACCGTCGGCGACGTGGCGGGCGAGGCCTCGGGCCGCAAGGCCGTCACGCTGAACAACACCGGCAACTACGTCGAGTTCACCACCAGGGCCAGCACCAACACCCTGGTGACCCGCTACTCCATCCCCGACTCCGCCGGCGGCGGTGGCATCGACTCCAAGCTGAACATCTACGTCGACGGCACCTTCCTCAAGGCGATCGACCTCACCTCGAAGTACGCCTGGCTGTACGGCGCCGAGACCGGCCCCGGGAACTCCCCGGGCTCCGGCTCGCCGCGGCACATCTACGACGAGGCGAACGTGATGCTGGGCAGGACCGTCCCGGCGGGCAGCAAGATCCGCCTCCAGAAGGACGCCGCCAACACCAGCACCTACGCGATCGACTTCGTCAGCCTGGAGCAGGCGACCCAGATCGCCAACCCGGACCCGGCCGCGTACACCGTCCCCGCCGGATTCACCCACCAGGACGTCCAGAACGCCCTGGACAAGGTGCGCATGGACACCACGGGCAAGCTGACCGGCGTCTACCTGCCGGCCGGTGACTACGAGACCGCCAGCAAGTTCCAGGTCTACGGCAAGGCCGTCAAGGTCGTCGGGGCGGGGCCCTGGTACACCAGGTTCCACGCGCCCTCCGGCCAGGAGAACACCGACATCGGCTTCCGGGCCGAGGACAGCGCCAAGGGCTCGACGTTCGCCGGCTTCGCGTACTTCGGCAACTACACCTCGCGCATCGACGGCCCCGGCAAGGTCTTCGACTTCTCCAATGTGACGGACATGGTCATCGACAACGTCTGGAACGAGCACACGGTGTGCCTCTACTGGGGTGCCAACACCGACAACATCACCATCAAGAACTCCCGCATCCGTGACACGTTCGCCGACGGCATCAACATGACCAACGGCTCGACGGACAACCACGTCGTCAACAACGAGTCGCGGGCCACCGGTGACGACAGCTTCGCGCTGTTCTCGGCGATCGACTCCGGCGGCGCGGACATGAAGAACAACGTCTACGAGAACCTCACCTCGATCCTGACCTGGCGTGCGGCGGGTGTCGCCGTCTACGGCGGCTACAACAACACCTTCCGCAACATCCACATCGCGGACACCCTGGTCTACTCCGGCATCACGGTCAGCTCGCTGGACTTCGGCTACCCGATGAACGGCTTCGGGACCGAGCCGACGACGGTCGAGAACGTCTCGGTGGTCCGCTCCGGCGGTCATTTCTGGGGGACGCAGACCTTCCCCGGGATCTGGCTGTTCTCGGCCTCCAAGGTCTTCCAGGGCATCCGGATCAACCATGTGGACATCGTCGACCCGACGTACAGCGGCATCATGTTCCAGACCAACTACGTGGGAGGTCAGCCGCAGTTCCCGATCAAGGACACCGTCCTGACGGACATCTCGATCACCGGCGCCCGCAAGAGCGGTGACGCCTTCGACGCCAAGTCCGGCTTCGGACTGTGGGCCAATGAGATGCCCGAGGCCGGCCAGGGGCCCGCCGTCGGCGAGGTCACCTTCAACGGGCTCAGGCTCAGCGGCAACGCGCAGGACGTGAAGAACACGACGTCCACCATGAAGATCAACATCAACCCGTAA